The Cryptococcus tetragattii IND107 chromosome 9, whole genome shotgun sequence nucleotide sequence CAGGCTCATTCGCGCGACTCTCTCCGTAatcaagatggaagatgcgCAGTCCACAACACTACTATTATTCTGTCTGCTGCGCTTCGCAGAAGATTAGCTTGTGAATAGCTTGCCCCATTTTGTATGATCGATCAGTCTGTTCATGATGTGCCCCTTTCAAAGCATGTAGCGAATAGCTAAATCGGCGGGATGACGCTCCATATGTACCGTCGGAACAACGAAAGATCCAGGATCATGGCTACTCCCAACCACTGTGACAAAGCCTCAACTGGGTTTTCGATCTCTGCGTATGATGTCCTTAAAAAATCTACAAGGGAATGGAAAAAAGATTATCGGGCAAGGACAGCACAGCTTCAGATCTCTCATGCAATTTGCCCGTTTGCCAAAGGTCCATGCAAGCAGTACAGCCAAACTTTACTCATCTGATCTTAAgcaaagaacgaagagaCATAAGACTCCTCGTATATAGTATTAGGAAGTTCCACGTCACCGGGGTCTCGGGTATACTCGGTGAAAGTGAAGTGGCATTGGTCGTAGATCGGCGTCATTGATCGTCCCGTCCTCATGCTGTTGTGCATTTCCTCTatttctcatctttctcttctgttCTCAACTCAACAATATCCCTGGAGGAGTAACCAGACACGTAAAAGCACTTCAGAACCTCAGTTAACCGTGCGAAAACTCGTGTCCACCTACCGCCTTGTGTTCAGCATCACTCAACAAACCCCATCCTTCCACCTCGATCCTTGCGTGACCAAGTCGACACAAGAGTCAATCACATCCATCGAGTTATATATCCGAGATATATATCAAGTGATTAGGTTATCCAATAGAGAAGTGCACAAAGAGCATGTCGATCGAACTTACTCCTTCTACCCAACTGGGTTTCCCCCGTAAGTCATGTCTCGATCGATGGTCGTGATGGGAGGTGATGTGGTAGATCGAAAGGTGAAGACTGCGTGGGAATGTAACCATCCAGGAGACCTGCGTGGAATACAAGGTGCTAGGGTTACTTTCTGAGGTCGGTTGGTATCCTGGGCGCGGTTAGCTGCGCAGCGCCTCTATCGACCTATCCGCCTATCGCATCTTTTTGTTGCCTCCTTTATTCTTTTGTAGTCTAATCGTATTAatcattttctccttccgacATAGGCCCCTTCACCGGCGTTGTCAAGCGTACGCTTCTTATCCACAACCCCAATTACCACCCTGTTGCTTTCAAGGTCAAGACAACAGCGCCGAAGCAGTACTCTGTGAGGCCCAACTCAGGAAGGGTTGAGGCTGGAGAGAGCGTCGAAGTGCACAGTAAGTAGCATCTTGTAATACGGCTCGAATAGTGGATTGTGAACTGATGAATATCAAGTCATGTTGCAGCCTTTAGCTCAGGAACCCCCTCCCCACGCCAAGTGCAAGGACAAGTTCTTGGTTCAGTCTGCGTTCATCACTCCTGACGAAGAAATGCACTCTTTGGCGGAATTAGTCAGTTGCCCCTGCCCCTGAAGAATTCAATTGCTGACGTCTTTGGATAGTGGTCACAGTTGGAGAAAACAAACAAGGGCGCTATTACCGAACAAAAGCTCAAGGTCGTATATCTCCCCGCCGAAGGCGGGTCCACAAATAACCAAGGCATtcctgaagaagaagaggctggTGAGGCTAGCAGGGTTGAAGAACCAGTGAGTGGCGGCATGTTTCCTAGGGAAGACGGACTTGACCGTGGTCCTCCACTTcacttccttttccacaaCTTTCAATTACAAATAATTACCTTCATTCTTGCCTCAAATTCTTTTTTCGTGATTCGTATGGCAAAAAGAATAACACTTATCGCGATGGCTTGGCAACGTGGCTAAGGAATACGATCCCGCTCTTTTCCGCAATGCGAGTTTGACCTATTGGGAAACTGAACATCCATCTTGCAAGCCGTTCGTTGCAGTTGGTTCTTCTTGCAACTTTCCCTCCCTTATTCTTTTGCGCATGATCATATAATCCCCTAGAGATTTTTAGGTCCGAGGACCTGAAGGCTGACACGTGCACAGGCCATCTTCAGCCACGCCCAAacatcaccttcccacGAGaaacccttctctcccttcgAACAGCCTAAGTCTGTCGACAACATTGCTCCCGCTCTTACCCCTactcaacctcctcttccatctctcactCCCACGGCCGTCAGCGCTACTAACTCTGCCCTCGAGCAATCTCTTGCGGCTACCACCTCCGATTCTGAAAAACTCGCCCTTGCGCTCAAGGAGATTGAGTCTCTTCGTGCCCAGTTGGAAGAGGCCAAAGGTCCTCAAGTCTCTGGCTTGAGGAAGCGGGGTATCACCGGAGCTGCTAACGAGACTGTGAGCAAGCCTGCGCAAACTGTGGCCGCTGCTCAGCAGCAGGGTGTCCCTCTCGAGGTTGTCATCGGGCTCATGGTCGCTGTCTTTGTGTTGACGTATCTGTTCTTCTGATTACTCACTCAAAAATCCTGGAGTATTTTTGAATGTGCGGTAATGGAAATAGAAACGAAATGGAGCAAAAAAGGGAGGGATTGTATAGGGTCTTGATTAGGACTTTGATATGGAGGGAATTTACCATTTACCTATTTTATTTATGAGGTAGATTTGTTTATTTCAGATGTGATTATTGACTCCGTGCATCAGCACTGCAGCAGCACTGAAGCAACGTGATTTTTGTCTACCAATCTTCCGGCTCATCCACCCATtcgcctttttttctcaattccctttccacttcCCTAATCTTCCTGTACCCGCCCCACCTTGCCTCTACCCCCTCCGCAtcattcctcttcacccctAGTTCTCTTCTTAGTTCCCCTATGCCCTGttcccacctcttctcccaataTACCGTCACCAGGCTCCTCCCTTCCCGTCCTGTCCTCAGTGCCCAGGGTACCCAGTCCCGCATCCAAGTCTCTTTTCTCTGTAATTTCAGAGGACCGAAAACAGAAGAGAGGAGTGCGACAGGCAGGGACATGTTCGAGAATTCGAAAACTTTGAGGGATAGTTCGTGTGGAAGAGTAGGGGgtaaggagaagagggtgtgGTAAAGATCGTGGGTTTGGCGGTAACGAAGCATTGTGTACGCTAAGACTGGAGAATCGATGTATTGCACCTAAAATTTGCATTAGCTCCAATCAATCCTGTAAGCAGAATGTATCGAAAGGCTCACAGGAGCTCGGCTCTCAGGTTCCAgccctccatctcccaacCACTCTATATACTCTCTTCCCAATGTGCCTCTCTTCAGctctttcaacttctcaATTGTCTTATTCGTGATCTCTGGTCTATCCTTCATGATCTGCCTTCCCTCGggtatcatcatcatcttctcgtGTAGTGCCGGAAGGAAGATACCGGCTGTAGACTCGGAGAGGGAAGCGATGAGATCGCCGCGTGTAACGTCGAGGACGCCAACGACGCCGGAGCCAACTGCGAGAAGGGCGTTTTGGGCAGGAGAAAGGGGAATGTGGCCTGGGTAGTTAGCCTTGCGGGtgaggaggcggagagaGGGGCGCATGGCGGTGATATGACAGACAAATAGATGAATAGCGAGGTGGAGAAACGTTAAGGTGGAACGAACGAGGAAATCGGCACAAGTGGAATCCAAAAGTGAAGACGTCATCATTTGTGGTTGTTATTGCTTCTCGCCGGTCAAAACAACATGCACATGCATGAGGGCGTCTCGGATTACCGAAGTCGCTGAGACAGTTTCTTCTTATCTCCCAGTGGTCCGCTCTTACCGGATCCCCGCTCACGAACACATCCAGTAtttggaaaaaaaaaaaattactCAGTAGACAAGATGTCTATCTCATTCTTCCACTAACCAACATGTCTCACACCTCTGCTCAGCTCCTTGACGCTTTTCTGTCCACTACCGACGATAAAATCATCCCACTCACCGCAGAAGGTGTTGCCGCGGGGTGTAAAGTCTTTGGTGCTGCCATCTTGCGGAAGAGTGATTTGAGTGTGATTGCGGTTGCGACCAACAATGAgatctcttcccctcttcttgtgCGTATATCTGAACTTACGGATTCATAGCGCCTAAGTGCGAGTACTGATTCAATCGCATAGCACGGAGAGATCAACTGTATTCAGCACTTCTACGCCCTTCCCGCGGACCAGAGACCGTTGCCCAGCGAgtgtctcttcttcgctaCCCATGAACCTTGCTCTCTTTGTAAAGCTTCAACTCGTCTTTATGATAAAGCTCCAGCTGACTCTCTGAAGGTCTCTCTAGTATAACCTGGTCCGGGTTCGACAACCActacttcctcttcacgTATGAGGACACACGAGACGCATTCAACATCCCCCATGACATTCGCATTCTTGAACAAGTCTTCAAGGTTCCGGCTTCTTCAGAGTCACCCACTGAATTTGCAAATCGACCGCTTTACAACAAGTCGAACGAGTTTTGGACAGCGCGTTCAGTGTCGGAGTTGATCGAGGATTTGGAGGGTGATGTGAAGGAGGCCATGAAGACAAGGGCGCAAGAGATCAAAGTTAAGTACAATGGGCTTTCAAAGGTTTATCAGGATGGCAAGGGGAATGCCGGCATACCCCTCGCTTAGTGGAGGAGTGAGTCAGAAAGCTGGTATTTTGTTCTCTTATGTCGCGCTTTATTCATTAAAGTTGTCTAAAAAAACAAGTAATTTACCTAAGATCAAACAGGAATCTTTTATGTATAACCAGATTATTATCACAGCATTCGCCCATTATATCCACCACAGCTTCACCCCTTTCACCAATTTGATAAGAAGGGAAAATCGTTTAGAACTCTCCTGGTCCCTTACCAAAGTGACTTCCGCGTGGAACAGCCAACCAAGGTGTCCCTTTGGCATCATCGGTGTCTGATCCAACATTGTTACCCCACCAATTCAACTTGATACCATTGTAACTaagagcgaagaagatgatgatggtcgCAAGTGCCGTACCAGTGTCCATGGCAGCTTGGGTCAGGTCTAGAGAAGGCAAATCGTATAAGTTTTGGCggcaaaaaagaaaagagatgttAAATTGAGCGAGCTTACAGTTATAACGCTTCCACCAAGCAAAGGCCCGCTTTCGGATGAGGtagttgaagatgaaaccAAAGATAAACCAAAGAGAATATTGGGCTAATGACAGCGTTCAGCTGGGACAAAGTTGCGTTTTTTCGCGCTCAGACTTACTAGTGTTGGCAGGAGGGATATTGCCTGAGAGGCTTGGTCAGTATCTGAGGCCCAAGCCTgtaaggaagaaagacttACCTGCAgcattgaagaagacgggCACGTTAATATACTTGACCCAGCTGTTAGGATATCGTCGGTAAACAAGATAGACAAGCACGGTAACCACAGGCTAGGACGTTTCAGTTGTTAGCAATGCCCTGTCTCGAAGAGGGGGGGGAAATGACTTACAccaatgaggaagaagtacATCAAACCATTGTAAACCTGGCCGGCCTGGAACATTCTTTGAGGACCGATGGTACCCCAGATAAGAGAAGCGTTGTAAACAACTTTCGCGCCCGCACATGTGAATCGGTCAGGATTTTTAGGTGAGCAGAGATCCTTGATGTTGCCGATCATCCATCGAAGCACTGGGCTGCCATTACTTGTGGGACATCCAAGGCCGAAAGACGGGACTTACCTCCAGTCTGAGTCATTGTAGCCAAAAGGGTAGAGTAGATCTGTGCCCAGAAAAGAGTTCGGGGTGGAATTTTCTAACAATCCCGTTAGCTGATCTTTTTGGATAGGTCCTTACGATTATCTACCATGTATTGACCGAGCTTGAGATCTTGAGCAAAGTCCATACCGTGTTTCTGTTTCATCGTCAGTCATGGGTTTCTGAAAGCATTCCCAAAGATCGAAGACGTACGACACTGTTATAGCCGTAACACTTGACAAGCATGTTGGCAATAGGCTTCCCAGGCCAAGCGTAACCGGCAATCAACTCGGTGATGATGTTTAGGAAGACTTTGTTGATAATCAACTCAGATCTGTCGTCAAAACGAGCAAGACTCACTTCGCTGGTTGGTAGTGCCCTCGAGGATACCCTCGGGCACAATCAAGACCAGTCCCATACCAAAGCAAACCACAATGAAACCCCAAACAGGCAGCTGCGTATCCCAGTATCTACAAGTGAAAATACCAAGACCGAGAACGACGAGGGTGAGGATGCCATACCACCAATCAGGCACTTCCTTGTAAGAGTTCATCAGTCGCTTGTGAatatcctctccaccatgTTTGGCGTCCTTAAACTTGGCCCAGATCTCTTTACCGTTGTATAAGTAAGTGTAGAAAACGATGCTGGTTACAGCAGCGAAGGAGAGACCATAAGAGAGGGAATATGACATGGAGATGTACATGGGGGAGTACTCTTGGTATTTGGCGAGGACAAAGTCGAGATTTTTGTCGACTACTCGCGAAATGTTGTACGATGATCCGGTGTTGTCAAAAGTGgacgaggagaggagaggcAGGCTAACGGAAGGTTAGTGCGTGGTTGTACATTCCGATTGGGGGGAAGGCATACTAAGAACTGTACCAGGTGTTCTTGTAGTAAAGCTGTGCTGATTAGTACCTGCGGTTTCAGAGATCTTGGATCAACTCACGATGGGTGACAAGAATAAATAGAAAAATACGACAACAGCAAACGCGTTGCAAGTAATGTAGAAAGGTGTGGTAAGGGGAAAACCAGCATAGTTAATTTGAGTCCAGTCGAAACTGATCGGCAAAAGACCTAAGCCAGAGTTCATCTGCACATCTCATTAACCAAGCATCCTACATATAAAACAAGGGCACTCACTCCGAAAATTGTGTTGACCTTCTGATTGTGGGGTACAATCCAAGTGATGAACGCAAAAGTACTTAAAGAAGTCCAGATGTAATCAGGGAACCAGAACCAAATGAAAGCGCTGGTAGTCAGATAAGCAAAGAAGCGATATCTGGTGATAGTCCACCCATTGGCCGGAGTTCGACTCTGAGGCTCATGAAGAGCTCGGAAAAGTACggtggatgagagggatgaAGGCCAAATGAGGGCGGCCGGGTAGACGAGCCACCTCCGGGCGAGACCGGCGAGACCAAAACTACTACGATTAGTTTGAgtctgatgaggaagaatgaaacCTACCCGAGGGCTTGAGTGGTGAGCAAATataagaaggagaaacCAGCTCCAAAATCACGGTTCCAATAGATGGGAGAGGTGATAGCGACAAGAGAACCCATAGCATAGGCGGTACTCGCTGTCAAGTTGACACACTAGTGCTGTCACTCAGTTGGATGTCTTCATATAGGACGTATTAAGGCGTACGATAACGATAAGGGCATGCTCTTTGATAGTAAACTTTCCAGGGTTGAGATAGAATGAGAAAGGCCCAAGGGGAACGACCCATTTAGGGAGTTTTTCCCAAGCTCGGCCTATAGGAAATACCAATAACTGACAGACTACATAACCCTATCAGAAGGGTAAGCTATCGTAAGCTAACGCACTAACGAGATAGGAGCCAAGCTGCCTACAATGGTAAGAGAAGGCTGAGTACCAAATTATATCAGCCAGATCCCGGTATTTTTCCGTAGAGACCTACATAACGCAAGCCGAAGAACTGGTTGACACCGGCGAAAAGGATTACAAACACTGTAAGGAGGATCCATGCTCTTACAGCTGGTAGTGGTCAACTTAATAGAACATAAAAGTGTTAATGATCACTCACTGTTGCAAGGGATACTGGGATCGTCTGTATTGGGCACGCAAGCTGCTACTTCGGGGACTAAAAAGAGATAAGCTGATAACTGAACCACGCAAAGAGAGAGATACCCACAAGGTGACTGACCGCCGTCCACATTCCAAGTAAAGGCCTCATTCGGTGTAAGCTCCCCTCCCAAGTCTTCAGTGGACTCGACGTTGACTTCGACATCATCTGTAGACTCATTCTTCTCTAGATCCACATAGTCCACCTGCTTTTGATCAAGGTCTGGAGACTCAGTACCTTCGTTAAGTGTTTGGATTGGTAAACCGGTCCCCTGGTCTCGTGGGTTGGGTGCTTCGACACCGCTATGTGATGCCTTCATCTCACCAGTGGAAAATTAGTTGAGTTTAGTTTAGGCGATcggcgatgatgatttgatgccttcatctccattcctttcccttctttacATACTTTTCAAGATATCGGGTTTTGCTTTCCAAATGCCCGTTTCTATATCTGAGATAACGCTGACGCCATATTGTGTATCGGGCAAGGCACATATTGCGCAGATGGTGAGGGCTCGGACAGACGAGGCGGGAGGAAGCGGTTGACGATAAGCGATAAGTGACGAAGTGTCGGCAGCGTCGGCGGTATCGCGATCGAGAATACTATGGCTCAGGACATGTTTGATTATTATCAGACAAGATTCATTTGAGCTTTGTTAGCCGAAAAGGCGGAAAATGGATCaacaagagaaaaaagggaGAGCCATGTATAtcagaaaaaagaacaaTCAGGAAACGGTGGCAGTCGCGTAACTGAGCTAGCAACCAGGCACCGCTGAGTTGCAAAATGGCGTCactcttgctcttcagttctcatcttcacacCGTTTCCTCGCAAGTATGAGAAAAAGCCATACATGCCTGTAGGGATGAAGTATGTGATTTTCAGTGTCTGATGTTGGAAAGGTGCAGCTTGCTATATGGACATCAGTAGATCAATCCGACTGAAGACATTTATCATGAAGATCACTATCGGTTTCCATGCGCGGTTGGCGGCGTAACggcaagagatgaagaacgTTACTAAGTGTATGTTATTATGTATTACAACCATGACCCACCGGCCATTTTAGTTTTAGGCCTTTTCCATGCCTGGGGATGTGGCTTCCATTGGGGGATCAGATCTGCTTCGTTTACAAAGACAGGAGGAGTGATGGCAGTTATCAAATACTTGTTGCCATCGTCATATAGCAAAAATCGCGAATTAGCCGACATCTGGCGTCTGCAACTCGCGATTCGCAGCTCGAGAGCCTTTTATTGTAAGCCGCAGTTTATCGACATGATGATATAAAGTCCTGCATGTTTGGGTGTGTGATTCCTCTCTCCCATGTTGATCGTCGACTAGAACTGTACGTTATGGCTTCTTTTATTTCATCGCACTCTAGTCGCTATTTGTCATTCGTCACCGCTTTCCGAATTGACCTAAAGCCCAAGTCAAAACCCGTTGGTGCGTGCTTAAGTACGAGTGTTACATTGGAGTGAGCATTAAATACGATGGTGGAAGGCCTCGGAAAAGGCCGAATCGCGTGATAAATGATAAGCGGTAGCAGTTACGTAAATGActttttggtttttttttttttggtaaTAGATGAATCCGTCATGCTTTCATTCAACGAATAATTAATTATATATGCGTGCTCGGGTATCCGCCACCGACTGGACACAGCGACGGAGTGGGGTCTGAAGGTCCACTTTGTTCGCAGGCTAATTCACAAAAAAGGGCGGCTTTTGGTTGTCAGTTCATTGCAGCCTTATCATCTCAGCCTCTGAAGATTGAGAatttttttattattcttcccttccagcATCTTCAGTACCTGAAGTCGTCTGCCGTCGAGGATGGCGATCATCGTACGTTCTCCGCCTAGTCTTTGGTCaatcttcccctttgaGATGTAAAATGAAGATCTTGTTAAACCCAAACTCTGCTATTTCCGTATTAGCGTACTGCACAGATTAAATACAAAAAACCGATGAGCTCATATTATGATACAtccaagaagaaatcaacaacatcaGCCACAATGTTTCTATAAGCAAGCATAAAGCATACAACTACCAAAAAAATGTGACAGAATGTACAAAATAAGAAAAAGCTTCATTCATCACGATGGGTCCCCTGTGCCCCGACGCCAATTTTCGTTTTCTCACTTGCTTTATTTTGTCCTCGTGCTCTTATCATGCTCATCTCGGATCTCGACCACTCCCGACCGCCACTTATTCCGAAACTTCCGTCGCACCACCTCCACGCACTAACTCGTAGCGATGGGTATCATTATCGCTGGTATGAATGAAGTACCCCGTCCGCTCAAACATGCGTCCTGGCACTTGCGTCAAAGTTTCATTTGTCTCGgctttcctcccttcccacGTAGAGTTGCttgaagcttcttcttAGCTCTCTGTCCATACCTCACGCATAGACTTTTTGGGATGTCGGCTGGTCGAAGGTAATAGGACATCCGAAGTAAAAGAAATATCACgattttctttcctttgccttctttctttgcctGGTCGACGCCGGTTGCAGGGCTATTGGTACACACATTCACTATTACATTGTCGTTTACAATGTGAACAAGCGGGACTCTGACCATTACATCTAACTTGAAAGATTAGTATTTCGTCATTTTGAAGTGTTTGTAAGATGTATAACGTACTTGAGTTTCTTGAGTCGACAGAAGTTGCATGTAATCGCCGTTTTTGGCAAGAATCGTCTGCCAAACTGAAAGCCTTCCTGACCAATGCATTCCCCTGGCCTCTTTCCCTGCCTGTCTTCGCCATTGCTCTTCTCTACCAGATAGTTGGGATAAGCAGACGGTCTAGGGCTtcctcgcttcttcttgggtaAGGGCGGCAGGGATGCGaatccttcttctacaGGATTATTGGGGTTCGGCGGGG carries:
- a CDS encoding OPT family small oligopeptide transporter, with the protein product MKASHSGVEAPNPRDQGTGLPIQTLNEGTESPDLDQKQVDYVDLEKNESTDDVEVNVESTEDLGGELTPNEAFTWNVDGGQSPFPEVAACVPNTDDPSIPCNTVRAWILLTVFVILFAGVNQFFGLRYPSLTIVGSLAPISLLLVFPIGRAWEKLPKWVVPLGPFSFYLNPGKFTIKEHALIVICVNLTASTAYAMGSLVAITSPIYWNRDFGAGFSFLYLLTTQALGFGLAGLARRWLVYPAALIWPSSLSSTVLFRALHEPQSRTPANGWTITRYRFFAYLTTSAFIWFWFPDYIWTSLSTFAFITWIVPHNQKVNTIFGMNSGLGLLPISFDWTQINYAGFPLTTPFYITCNAFAVVVFFYLFLSPILYYKNTWYSSYLPLLSSSTFDNTGSSYNISRVVDKNLDFVLAKYQEYSPMYISMSYSLSYGLSFAAVTSIVFYTYLYNGKEIWAKFKDAKHGGEDIHKRLMNSYKEVPDWWYGILTLVVLGLGIFTCRYWDTQLPVWGFIVVCFGMGLVLIVPEGILEGTTNQRIFLNIITELIAGYAWPGKPIANMLVKCYGYNSVKHGMDFAQDLKLGQYMKIPPRTLFWAQIYSTLLATMTQTGVLRWMIGNIKDLCSPKNPDRFTCAGAKVVYNASLIWGTIGPQRMFQAGQVYNGLMYFFLIGPVVTVLVYLVYRRYPNSWVKYINVPVFFNAAGNIPPANTTQYSLWFIFGFIFNYLIRKRAFAWWKRYNYLTQAAMDTGTALATIIIFFALSYNGIKLNWWGNNVGSDTDDAKGTPWLAVPRGSHFGKGPGEF
- a CDS encoding ubiquinone biosynthesis protein COQ4, mitochondrial, with the translated sequence MRPSLRLLTRKANYPGHIPLSPAQNALLAVGSGVVGVLDVTRGDLIASLSESTAGIFLPALHEKMMMIPEGRQIMKDRPEITNKTIEKLKELKRGTLGREYIEWLGDGGLEPESRAPVQYIDSPVLAYTMLRYRQTHDLYHTLFSLPPTLPHELSLKVFEFSNMSLPVALLSSVFGPLKLQRKETWMRDWVPWALRTGREGRSLVTVYWEKRWEQGIGELRRELGVKRNDAEGVEARWGGYRKIREVERELRKKGEWVDEPEDW